The following are from one region of the Nostoc cf. commune SO-36 genome:
- the ruvB gene encoding Holliday junction branch migration DNA helicase RuvB translates to MAIISSKKQPPEPNGEPTQRRDSAKAPSTENILKPEAAIDEQEQQEEGIRPHRFADYIGQKDLKDVLDIAIKAAKSRGEVLDHLLLYGPPGLGKTTMAMILASEMGVNYKITSAPALERPRDIVGLLVNMKPGDILFVDEIHRLSRMTEEILYPAMEDYRLDITIGKGSSARIRSLPLSKFTLVGATTRVGALTSPLRDRFGLIQKLRFYEVDELTQIVLRTAQLLKTSITEDGATEIARRSRGTPRIANRLLKRVRDYAEVKVSGEINESIASEALQLFQVDPCGLDWTDRQMLSVIIEQFNGGPVGLETMAAATGEDTQTIEEVYEPYLMQIGYLTRTHRGRMATKAAYKHLGFTPPNQQLSLL, encoded by the coding sequence ATGGCGATAATCTCCTCGAAAAAACAGCCTCCAGAACCCAACGGAGAACCAACGCAGCGTCGAGACTCGGCGAAAGCACCATCCACAGAAAATATTTTGAAGCCTGAAGCTGCGATTGATGAACAAGAACAGCAGGAAGAAGGTATTCGGCCACACCGATTTGCTGATTACATTGGGCAAAAAGATTTAAAGGATGTGCTAGATATTGCCATCAAAGCGGCCAAGTCTCGTGGTGAGGTACTGGATCACTTGTTGCTGTATGGGCCGCCGGGATTGGGCAAAACCACAATGGCAATGATTTTAGCATCGGAAATGGGGGTAAATTACAAAATTACCAGTGCGCCAGCCCTAGAACGTCCACGGGATATTGTTGGGCTACTGGTGAACATGAAACCAGGAGATATTTTATTTGTTGATGAAATTCATCGCCTCTCGCGGATGACAGAGGAAATTCTCTACCCGGCGATGGAAGATTATCGCTTAGATATTACTATTGGTAAGGGTTCCAGCGCTCGGATTAGAAGTTTGCCTCTGTCAAAGTTTACTCTAGTGGGAGCTACAACCCGTGTGGGTGCTTTAACTTCACCACTGCGCGATCGCTTCGGTTTAATTCAAAAACTGCGATTTTACGAAGTTGACGAACTAACTCAAATTGTACTGCGAACCGCTCAATTACTCAAAACCTCGATTACAGAAGATGGGGCTACAGAAATTGCCCGTCGTTCACGCGGAACACCACGGATTGCTAATAGATTACTTAAGCGAGTCCGTGATTATGCGGAAGTAAAAGTATCTGGTGAGATTAATGAAAGCATTGCATCTGAGGCATTGCAACTATTCCAAGTAGATCCTTGCGGTTTAGATTGGACAGATCGCCAGATGCTAAGTGTAATAATTGAACAATTTAACGGCGGCCCAGTGGGGTTAGAAACAATGGCAGCAGCAACGGGTGAAGATACCCAAACAATTGAAGAGGTGTATGAACCTTACCTCATGCAGATTGGGTATTTAACTCGGACTCATCGCGGCAGGATGGCGACTAAGGCAGCATATAAGCATTTGGGATTCACGCCGCCTAATCAACAGTTGTCATTATTGTAA
- a CDS encoding TniQ family protein — MSSNELQAIELYDLQEPTIPPRSRLYNLKPIGIGTPEVESLTGYIVRLAEEHCVPTGILILSELVPLLKEGYIFKSKDGGLDKSFTSQTKTLNGMGSWALKLIKTLESLTLRNDLRSLTMLNWVEIIPPRNLLRSIRAWCPSCYENWRVTEQTVYEPLLWSLKEVTICLHHHQRLCTECPYCHKDNRLLAWHSRPGCCSICREWLGISPNVKSPNSIKLTEDELNWQIWVTNNLGNLIAATPHLSPPPKEKISEMLSAYVNVLAHGNIAAFAKKLGINRTQTHRWCVEKTLPAIDTLLQICFQLEIPLLDFLTKDEINVDSSNIIIQNQNQPSRESNYQLSTSTEILYALETALTESPPPSLVEIAKWFGYKTTSTLYYYSSDLCKIIAARHSEYEKAQRLEKLQRLLEELLAAKEYPPPSMQEVAKRFGKKSVHSLDKHFPDLCSTISAQYANYRQENRTKRVEKLRQEVWKVAFQLHSEGVEPTASRISVFLKSPGSILQKEVVEAVCKVRHELGWEK, encoded by the coding sequence ATGAGCAGCAATGAACTTCAAGCAATCGAGTTATATGATTTACAAGAACCAACTATTCCTCCACGCAGCCGCCTCTACAATTTAAAGCCAATTGGTATCGGAACGCCTGAGGTAGAAAGCCTAACAGGCTACATTGTCCGATTAGCTGAAGAGCATTGTGTACCTACAGGAATATTAATCTTGAGCGAGCTTGTACCATTGCTCAAGGAAGGATACATCTTCAAGAGTAAAGATGGAGGGCTAGACAAAAGTTTTACTAGTCAGACAAAGACTTTGAATGGAATGGGTAGCTGGGCTTTAAAACTAATTAAAACCCTTGAATCATTAACTCTACGTAATGACTTGCGTTCACTAACAATGCTCAATTGGGTGGAAATAATTCCTCCAAGGAACTTGCTCCGCTCTATCAGGGCTTGGTGTCCAAGCTGCTACGAGAATTGGCGTGTAACTGAACAGACAGTCTATGAACCACTCCTTTGGTCACTAAAGGAAGTTACGATTTGTCTGCATCATCATCAGCGTCTATGTACAGAGTGCCCATACTGTCACAAAGACAACAGGCTATTGGCTTGGCACTCAAGACCAGGTTGTTGTTCAATATGCAGAGAGTGGCTTGGCATTTCTCCAAATGTTAAATCACCAAATAGTATAAAACTGACAGAAGATGAACTAAATTGGCAAATATGGGTTACAAATAATCTTGGAAATTTAATAGCCGCTACACCACATTTATCTCCACCACCTAAGGAAAAGATTTCCGAAATGCTTTCTGCTTATGTCAATGTCCTTGCACATGGCAATATAGCTGCATTTGCAAAAAAGCTAGGGATAAATAGAACTCAAACCCATAGATGGTGTGTGGAAAAAACCTTGCCAGCGATCGACACACTTCTGCAAATTTGTTTTCAGCTTGAAATACCGCTGCTTGATTTCCTTACTAAAGATGAAATTAACGTAGATTCTAGCAACATAATCATACAAAATCAGAATCAACCAAGTAGGGAAAGTAATTACCAATTAAGTACCTCGACAGAAATACTATATGCACTGGAAACTGCGCTCACTGAAAGCCCACCACCATCCCTAGTAGAAATTGCTAAATGGTTTGGGTATAAAACAACTAGTACTTTGTACTATTATTCTTCAGATTTGTGTAAGATTATAGCGGCGCGACATAGTGAGTATGAAAAAGCTCAAAGGCTAGAAAAATTACAGCGTTTATTGGAAGAATTGCTTGCAGCTAAAGAGTATCCACCACCATCTATGCAGGAGGTTGCCAAGCGTTTTGGTAAAAAATCTGTACATAGCCTAGATAAACATTTTCCAGACCTATGCAGTACAATTTCAGCACAGTATGCTAATTATCGCCAAGAAAACCGAACAAAACGAGTAGAAAAATTGCGTCAGGAAGTTTGGAAAGTTGCGTTTCAGCTTCATTCGGAAGGGGTAGAACCTACCGCTAGCAGGATTTCAGTTTTTTTAAAAAGTCCTGGTTCGATACTCCAAAAAGAGGTTGTTGAAGCAGTATGCAAAGTACGGCACGAACTCGGCTGGGAAAAATGA
- the cysC gene encoding adenylyl-sulfate kinase: MHDTGGWVKLKQYGLTIWFTGLSGAGKTSINRVVERELRSLGYQVEVLDGDIVRQNLCNGLGFSKADRDENIRRIGFVAHLLTRNNVIVLVSAISPYREVREEVRQRIGTFVEVYVNSPLEICEERDVKGLYKKARNGDIKYFTGIDDPYEPPLNPEVECRTDKETVEQSASKVLAKLADFGYLYSLGGQ; the protein is encoded by the coding sequence TTGCACGACACTGGAGGTTGGGTGAAGCTAAAGCAATATGGTCTTACAATTTGGTTTACTGGTTTAAGTGGTGCCGGAAAGACTAGTATTAACCGAGTCGTAGAAAGAGAGTTGCGATCGCTTGGATATCAGGTTGAAGTCCTTGATGGTGATATAGTACGCCAAAATTTATGTAATGGTTTAGGCTTCAGTAAGGCAGACCGCGATGAAAACATCCGCCGCATTGGTTTTGTGGCTCATCTTTTGACTAGAAATAATGTGATTGTTCTTGTTTCAGCTATCTCACCCTATCGCGAAGTTCGTGAAGAGGTACGGCAACGCATTGGGACTTTTGTGGAAGTTTACGTTAATTCACCGTTGGAGATTTGTGAGGAACGGGATGTAAAAGGTCTGTACAAAAAAGCGCGAAATGGAGATATTAAATATTTTACCGGTATTGATGATCCATACGAGCCACCACTGAATCCAGAAGTAGAATGCAGAACAGACAAAGAAACTGTTGAACAAAGCGCAAGTAAGGTTTTGGCAAAATTGGCAGATTTCGGATATCTTTATTCGCTTGGTGGACAGTGA
- a CDS encoding TniQ family protein: protein MLTKYELWNLKLPLIPPRSHLYHVEPVGIGTPLVESLTGYVSRLAEAHCLPPGVLMKRELTSVFNKTYGSNNLHKIYPFTGALNGTGVMAADLRQALQILTLRNDLQFLTLLTWSELLPSRNLLRSIRAWCPTCYEERRTTSQLVFEHLLWSLDVVKVCPHHQQKLSQKCPHCCQTNYVLAWRSRPGYCSKCLKWLGMPFDTQISAHQNLEEHDLQFEIWIAQSVGELLAKAPYLTPLPLKDSIAKALCSYASQVAEGNVAAFARQLQIPRNTVWVWCRGENQPSIKALLQICYCLKISLLDFLIQGVKSANSFQAVRLLPLQSKPQTRASVKSFDANKVQQNLEALLESNDSPSPSMEEVARRLECDRRTIFRHFPSLCHAISAKYLNEKKAILLRNVQQSCDEVRRIALSLHNQEHIRLKPAFQNR from the coding sequence GTGCTAACTAAATACGAGTTGTGGAATTTGAAGCTACCTTTGATCCCACCGCGTAGCCATCTGTACCACGTAGAACCTGTCGGTATCGGAACACCTTTGGTAGAAAGCCTGACAGGCTATGTTTCTCGATTGGCTGAGGCTCATTGCTTACCTCCGGGAGTGTTGATGAAAAGAGAACTGACCTCAGTTTTTAATAAGACATATGGAAGTAATAATTTACACAAAATATATCCTTTTACAGGAGCGCTAAATGGCACGGGTGTCATGGCTGCTGACTTGCGTCAAGCTCTTCAAATCTTGACTCTACGCAATGATCTTCAGTTTTTGACATTGCTAACTTGGTCTGAACTACTCCCGTCTAGGAATTTGCTTCGTTCTATCAGGGCTTGGTGTCCAACTTGTTACGAAGAACGACGCACAACTAGTCAATTAGTTTTCGAGCATTTACTTTGGTCGTTGGATGTAGTTAAAGTTTGCCCGCATCACCAGCAAAAGTTGAGTCAAAAGTGTCCTCATTGCTGTCAGACAAATTACGTTTTGGCTTGGCGATCGCGGCCGGGATATTGCTCTAAATGCTTGAAGTGGCTTGGAATGCCATTTGATACTCAAATAAGCGCTCACCAAAATTTAGAAGAGCATGATTTACAGTTTGAAATATGGATCGCACAAAGTGTAGGTGAGTTGCTTGCTAAAGCCCCATATTTGACACCTTTGCCATTAAAAGATAGCATTGCTAAGGCATTGTGCAGTTACGCATCTCAAGTTGCTGAGGGAAATGTAGCTGCATTTGCTCGCCAGCTTCAGATACCCAGAAATACAGTATGGGTTTGGTGTAGAGGTGAGAATCAACCTTCAATCAAGGCTCTTTTACAAATTTGTTACTGTCTGAAAATCTCCCTACTGGATTTCTTAATACAAGGAGTAAAATCTGCAAATTCTTTTCAAGCAGTGCGACTACTACCACTTCAATCAAAACCCCAGACTAGGGCAAGCGTAAAGTCTTTTGATGCTAACAAAGTACAACAAAATCTAGAAGCATTGCTTGAGAGTAATGATTCCCCATCACCATCAATGGAAGAGGTTGCTAGGCGTTTGGAATGTGACAGAAGAACTATTTTTAGGCATTTTCCGAGTTTATGTCATGCCATCTCTGCGAAATACCTCAACGAGAAAAAAGCGATTCTTCTGAGAAATGTCCAGCAGTCTTGCGATGAAGTTCGACGAATTGCCCTAAGTTTACACAATCAGGAGCATATCCGTCTGAAGCCCGCGTTTCAGAACAGATGA
- a CDS encoding tetratricopeptide repeat protein: MIKLIGIFLSLLLVFGWGTPVMAQSQPPITQEQLKQGDEWANQAFAATNQGDFATAETYWTKIIEQFPTNAGAWSNRGNSRVSQNKLQEAIADYNKAIELAPNVTDPYLNRGAALEGLGKWDDAIADYNHVLELDPKDAMAYNNRGNAKTGLGKWEDAIVDYKKSNEIAPNFAFARANYALALYETGQKEQAIREMRNIARKYSKFADVRAALTAAYWVNGEQGEAESNWVAAYGLDSRYKDIDWVKNIRRWPPSLVTALDKFLKIQ; this comes from the coding sequence ATGATTAAACTTATTGGTATTTTTCTCAGTTTGTTACTTGTGTTTGGCTGGGGTACTCCAGTCATGGCACAATCTCAACCGCCTATTACTCAAGAACAGTTAAAACAAGGTGATGAGTGGGCAAATCAAGCCTTTGCAGCGACGAATCAAGGTGACTTTGCGACGGCTGAAACTTACTGGACAAAGATTATTGAGCAATTTCCCACAAATGCGGGGGCGTGGAGTAATCGGGGAAATTCGCGGGTGAGTCAGAACAAGTTGCAAGAGGCGATCGCAGATTATAACAAAGCGATAGAATTAGCACCAAATGTCACCGATCCATATTTGAATCGGGGTGCGGCGTTGGAAGGTTTAGGAAAATGGGACGATGCGATCGCAGATTATAATCATGTCTTAGAACTCGATCCTAAAGATGCGATGGCGTATAACAATCGGGGAAATGCCAAAACAGGTTTAGGAAAATGGGAAGATGCGATCGTAGACTACAAAAAATCTAATGAGATAGCCCCAAATTTTGCCTTCGCCCGTGCTAACTATGCCCTCGCTCTTTATGAAACTGGTCAAAAAGAGCAAGCAATCCGCGAGATGCGAAATATTGCCCGTAAATACTCCAAATTTGCTGATGTGCGTGCCGCCCTCACAGCTGCATATTGGGTAAATGGAGAACAAGGTGAAGCCGAAAGCAACTGGGTAGCAGCTTATGGACTTGATAGCCGCTACAAAGATATCGACTGGGTAAAAAATATTCGGCGTTGGCCTCCCAGCCTAGTTACGGCTTTGGATAAGTTCTTGAAAATCCAGTAG
- the hisF gene encoding imidazole glycerol phosphate synthase subunit HisF, whose amino-acid sequence MLSKRILPCLDVKAGRVVKGVNFVNLQDAGDPVELAKVYNEAGADELVFLDITATHEDRATILDVVYRTAEQVFIPLTVGGGIQSLENVKALLRAGADKVSINSAAVREPDLINRASDRFGNQCIVVAIDARRRNNPENPGWDVYVRGGRENTGLDALLWAQEVEKRGAGELLVTSMDADGTQAGYDIEITRAIADAVEIPVIASGGAGNCEHIYTALTEGKAEAALLASLLHYGQLSVAEIKNYLRDRNVPVRTLS is encoded by the coding sequence ATGTTATCTAAAAGAATCTTACCGTGCTTAGATGTAAAGGCGGGACGGGTTGTAAAAGGAGTTAACTTTGTTAATCTCCAAGATGCAGGCGATCCGGTAGAGTTGGCCAAGGTTTACAACGAAGCCGGTGCTGATGAGTTAGTATTTCTGGATATTACAGCTACTCATGAAGACCGAGCTACAATTTTAGATGTGGTCTACCGAACTGCTGAACAGGTCTTTATTCCATTGACTGTGGGTGGTGGCATTCAATCCTTAGAAAATGTTAAAGCTTTGTTACGAGCCGGCGCAGATAAGGTTAGTATTAATTCTGCGGCAGTGCGGGAACCAGACTTGATTAATCGGGCCAGCGATCGCTTTGGTAATCAGTGCATAGTTGTTGCTATTGATGCCAGACGCAGAAATAACCCGGAGAATCCAGGTTGGGATGTGTATGTGCGGGGTGGCAGGGAAAATACAGGCTTAGATGCCCTACTTTGGGCACAAGAAGTTGAAAAACGGGGGGCCGGAGAACTGCTAGTAACAAGTATGGATGCTGATGGAACCCAAGCCGGGTATGACATTGAAATAACAAGGGCAATTGCTGATGCTGTGGAAATTCCGGTTATTGCTTCTGGCGGTGCAGGTAATTGTGAACACATCTACACAGCCCTAACCGAAGGCAAAGCTGAAGCAGCATTACTTGCATCTCTGTTACATTACGGACAATTAAGCGTAGCAGAAATTAAAAATTATTTGCGCGATCGCAATGTGCCAGTCAGAACGTTATCTTGA
- a CDS encoding ATP-binding protein — translation MVIQYGFPRELLDQPPQERKNFFKNPDVTFMHRNLLTVFNKAHRIILEPAGTSIILVIGPSGVGKSTLLRLLYKKIIEQSIANMKINPGWIPIVCVEARAPGKGTFRWKSFYEIILKAVDEPEIQQKISYNDNGIRRDSDGKLIINTRRTTEDALRLAMENALIHRKPYTLAVDEFQHIGKMAGVELLQAHMDCVKSAVNITKVPWTGFGTYQLLDFLELSPQLSRRTKIIHFPRYCLESDEDIKEFKRILEHFQYRMPLLKTPLLKEEYWEFCYERSIGNFGTLRDWLGSIQFWQKYSNSQ, via the coding sequence ATGGTTATTCAATATGGATTTCCACGTGAATTACTTGACCAACCACCCCAGGAGCGGAAGAACTTTTTCAAAAACCCTGATGTCACATTTATGCACCGAAATTTGCTGACTGTCTTTAACAAAGCTCACCGTATTATTCTTGAACCTGCGGGAACCTCAATTATTTTAGTGATTGGCCCTTCTGGTGTTGGGAAGTCAACCCTGCTGCGCTTACTCTACAAAAAAATTATTGAACAGAGTATTGCAAACATGAAAATAAACCCCGGTTGGATTCCTATTGTTTGCGTTGAAGCACGTGCACCAGGGAAAGGAACTTTTAGATGGAAAAGCTTCTACGAAATTATCTTGAAAGCTGTGGATGAACCCGAAATTCAGCAAAAAATTAGCTACAACGACAATGGTATTCGGCGAGATAGTGATGGGAAACTTATCATTAATACAAGAAGAACAACGGAAGATGCACTCCGTTTAGCAATGGAGAATGCTTTAATTCATCGTAAACCTTATACGTTGGCAGTAGATGAATTTCAGCACATTGGCAAGATGGCTGGAGTAGAGCTTTTACAAGCTCATATGGATTGTGTGAAGTCGGCTGTAAATATTACTAAAGTTCCTTGGACTGGGTTTGGCACTTATCAACTACTTGACTTCCTTGAACTGAGTCCACAATTGAGTCGACGTACCAAAATTATTCACTTTCCACGCTATTGTCTTGAGTCCGATGAAGATATTAAGGAGTTCAAAAGGATATTAGAGCATTTCCAATACCGAATGCCACTTCTGAAGACTCCCCTTTTGAAAGAAGAATACTGGGAGTTTTGCTACGAACGTAGTATTGGCAACTTTGGCACTCTCAGAGATTGGCTGGGGAGCATCCAGTTTTGGCAGAAATACTCAAATAGCCAGTAA
- a CDS encoding glycosyltransferase yields MTHFGLICPAATGHLNPMTTLGYELKKRGHRVTLFGILDAQSKTLAAGLEFWAIGESEFPRGSMAQLFAQLGKLSGLAALRYTIAWIQKMAAMFLREAPQALKEAGVEALLVDQVSPEGGTIAEFLGIPFVTVCNAMMINRDVSVPPFNTSWSYSSTWWALLRNRAGYELLNRVARPIREVIDEYRREWKLPPHFSPNDSYSQLAQISQQPAEFEFPRKNLPNSFHFTGPYHNTVTRELVSFPFEKLTGQPLIYASMGTVQNRLLKIFNFFAEACKELDAQLVISLGGSATPESLQGLPGNPLVVGYAPQLELLQKATLTITHAGMNTTLESLSNGVPMVAIPITNDQPGVAARLVWAGAGEMIPLGRLNVPRLRTAIQQVLTEDCYKKNAVRLQEVIQKAGGVSRAIDIVEQVVATGKPVLSET; encoded by the coding sequence ATGACTCATTTTGGATTGATCTGTCCGGCAGCAACTGGTCATCTTAACCCCATGACTACGTTGGGATATGAACTTAAAAAACGTGGCCATCGCGTCACCCTATTCGGTATACTCGACGCTCAATCTAAGACACTAGCTGCTGGATTGGAATTTTGGGCAATTGGCGAGTCTGAGTTTCCCCGTGGATCGATGGCGCAATTGTTTGCCCAATTAGGAAAGCTTAGTGGATTAGCTGCATTGCGGTATACGATCGCTTGGATACAGAAAATGGCGGCTATGTTTCTTAGGGAAGCTCCACAAGCGCTTAAAGAAGCTGGGGTAGAGGCACTGCTAGTAGACCAAGTTTCACCTGAAGGAGGAACAATCGCAGAATTCTTGGGCATCCCGTTTGTCACCGTGTGTAACGCCATGATGATTAATCGGGATGTCAGCGTTCCACCTTTTAACACCTCTTGGAGCTATAGTTCTACTTGGTGGGCACTTTTACGCAATAGAGCAGGTTATGAGCTGTTAAACCGTGTTGCGCGACCAATTAGGGAGGTCATAGATGAGTATCGCCGAGAATGGAAGTTACCCCCTCACTTTAGCCCCAACGACTCTTACTCTCAGCTAGCTCAGATCAGCCAACAGCCTGCTGAATTTGAATTTCCAAGAAAGAATTTACCCAATAGTTTTCATTTCACAGGGCCATACCATAACACAGTTACTAGGGAACTTGTATCTTTCCCATTTGAAAAGTTGACTGGGCAACCGTTAATTTACGCTTCGATGGGGACTGTACAAAATCGCCTATTGAAAATTTTCAATTTTTTTGCCGAAGCTTGTAAAGAGTTAGATGCTCAATTAGTTATTTCTTTAGGTGGTTCTGCAACTCCAGAGTCTCTACAAGGGCTACCCGGAAATCCCTTGGTTGTTGGTTATGCACCCCAACTAGAATTGCTGCAAAAAGCTACTCTCACCATTACCCATGCTGGTATGAATACCACTTTGGAATCTCTGAGTAATGGAGTGCCGATGGTGGCAATACCAATTACCAATGATCAACCAGGTGTCGCAGCACGTTTAGTTTGGGCTGGTGCTGGTGAAATGATTCCCCTGGGTCGATTGAATGTTCCCCGGTTGCGAACCGCCATACAACAAGTGCTAACGGAAGATTGTTATAAAAAAAATGCAGTTAGGTTACAAGAGGTGATTCAGAAAGCAGGGGGTGTGAGTCGAGCCATTGATATTGTGGAACAGGTCGTTGCTACAGGAAAGCCTGTATTGTCAGAAACATAG
- a CDS encoding ISKra4 family transposase (programmed frameshift), translating to MNQDKQERLKACLQEVATLLYEEADKSKLTDLEGIEKTVRSQILELVSPEIAPFFIEQKTGTKVGKTRKIKSLVGELTLKAKQLQKLGLKPRSRLSPLLQKCCLRLSANESYQKAEIEVEALTGVKVGHSTQQKLVLSQDFELPLAKQAVSEVSVDGGKVRLRGKPKAGCHWRDYKTVRLQGIYYSAFFDDNQSLVDYVNSQRLVNPLVCLGDGHDGVWNLVKEFGKTEHFQRWEILDWYHLKENLYKIGGSLKRLKVAETLLWQGQVEETKALFHNRRGKQVKNFIAYLEKHRSRIVNYSYYQAEQLCSIGSGAVESAIKQIGARMKISGAQWNVDSVNQILSVRCAYLNGLLAI from the exons ATGAACCAGGATAAACAAGAACGGCTCAAAGCGTGCTTACAAGAAGTGGCAACATTGTTGTATGAAGAAGCAGACAAAAGTAAGCTAACAGACCTGGAAGGCATAGAAAAAACAGTTCGCAGTCAAATATTAGAACTAGTTAGCCCAGAAATAGCCC CTTTTTTTATCGAACAAAAAACTGGAACAAAAGTAGGTAAAACCAGGAAAATTAAAAGCTTGGTGGGGGAACTGACTCTTAAAGCCAAACAGTTACAGAAACTGGGTTTGAAGCCCAGAAGTCGGTTAAGCCCATTACTTCAAAAGTGTTGTTTGAGGCTGTCAGCTAACGAATCATACCAAAAAGCAGAAATTGAAGTTGAGGCATTGACAGGAGTGAAAGTGGGTCACTCAACGCAACAAAAATTAGTACTGTCACAAGATTTTGAATTACCACTTGCAAAACAAGCAGTTTCAGAAGTCAGTGTAGATGGGGGAAAAGTCCGACTCCGGGGTAAACCGAAAGCCGGGTGTCACTGGCGAGACTATAAAACCGTAAGACTACAAGGAATTTACTATAGTGCGTTTTTTGATGACAACCAATCATTAGTTGATTATGTCAATAGCCAGCGTCTGGTTAACCCATTAGTATGCTTGGGGGATGGTCATGATGGCGTGTGGAATTTAGTCAAAGAGTTTGGTAAAACAGAGCATTTTCAGCGTTGGGAAATATTGGATTGGTATCACCTCAAAGAAAATCTCTACAAAATTGGCGGTTCTTTAAAGCGGCTTAAAGTTGCTGAAACTCTTTTGTGGCAAGGTCAAGTCGAAGAAACTAAAGCTTTATTTCATAATCGTCGAGGCAAACAAGTTAAGAACTTCATCGCTTATCTTGAAAAACATCGCTCTCGCATTGTCAACTACAGCTATTACCAGGCTGAACAACTTTGTTCTATTGGTTCTGGTGCAGTCGAGTCTGCTATTAAACAGATTGGAGCTAGGATGAAAATTTCTGGCGCACAATGGAATGTTGATAGTGTTAATCAAATCCTCTCAGTTCGTTGTGCTTATCTCAATGGTTTACTGGCTATTTGA